A region from the Triplophysa rosa linkage group LG4, Trosa_1v2, whole genome shotgun sequence genome encodes:
- the LOC130552516 gene encoding single-pass membrane and coiled-coil domain-containing protein 3-like, whose amino-acid sequence MLSWILGKNDKEKKEELIRSTQSLHHYVHKYFSITNRLLEILNTHMERNICPAVSANENESIEQNCARMREVMCQIVDVCEREEKHCKSIAPDLYEKIAFSMVSLKDKVTVIKELHENTMGIMGNVLCPLVTIQLARSDLKKVMPPIEELKSQSDSSFVLGDLVQSSKNITKLLCKAENQEKTLDEAVQLVQDLLSILKPPCDSYSDVLSEVQANVNIISENI is encoded by the coding sequence ATGTTATCTTGGATTCTTGGCAAGAATGACAAAGAGAAGAAAGAAGAGCTGATAAGATCCACCCAGTCCCTCCATCACTATGTGCACAAATACTTCAGCATCACTAACAGACTGTTGGAGATACTCAATACTCACATGGAGCGAAACATCTGTCCTGCAGTCTcagcaaatgaaaatgaaagtatTGAACAGAACTGTGCCAGGATGAGAGAGGTCATGTGTCAGATTGTTGATGTTTGTGAAAGGGAGGAGAAACATTGTAAGAGCATTGCACCTGATCTTTATGAgaagattgccttctctatggtGTCATTGAAAGACAAGGTTACGGTCATAAAGGAACTGCATGAGAACACCATGGGTATCATGGGGAATGTCTTGTGTCCTTTAGTCACTATTCAATTGGCAAGAAGTGATCTGAAAAAAGTAATGCCTCCAATTGAAGAGCTTAAATCTCAGTCTGATTCATCATTTGTCCTGGGAGATCTAGTGCAGAGCAGTAAAAACATCACTAAACTTCTGTGTAAAGCAGAGAACCAGGAGAAGACCCTtgatgaagctgttcagttagTGCAAGATCTCCTTTCTATTCTGAAGCCGCCCTGTGACTCCTACAGTGACGTTCTGAGTGAAGTGCAAGCCAATGTGAACATCATCTCTGAAAACATCTAA
- the LOC130553576 gene encoding endonuclease domain-containing 1 protein-like gives MVIKMFFLVMLFLLSGGSAEVVTDFQKACGGFFKNGISPTVLPGTQYKQICQTLDNQAYYATLYDTENKIPVYSAYVFEGKMGCDRSDKWYIEPQLDVLDNSKKNMESGSNIPLINQASNADYANSEFDKGHLAPVRQANSQECAYATFTLTNAAPQNPSFNRGKWNKLEKDMVNMVTSHCRMETAHIVTGVVPSVNNKKIINNRVNVPSHFWTAYCCHHITSNQLSSGGAIGENIKTETPPEQMTVRGLEQELTKYYGVSFILFDNNCRDANHVAF, from the exons ATGGTCATCAAGATGTTTTTTCTTGTAATGCTGTTTCTTCTCTCTGGTGGTTCGGCTGAGGTTGTGACGGATTTTCAAAAAGCATGTGGTGGTTTTTTTAAGAATGGAATATCACCAACAGTACTTCCTGGAACTCAGTACAAACAGATCTGCCAAACTCTAGATAATCAAGCCTATTATGCTACACTTTATGACACAGAGAACAAGATCCCTGTGTATTCGGCCTATGTGTTTGAAGGGAAGATGGGCTGCGATAGATCAGACAAATGGTACATTGAACCTCAG CTTGATGTCCTGGATAATTCAAAAAAAAATATGGAATCAGGATCCAACATTCCTTTAATAAACCAAGCATCCAACGCAGACTATGCGAATTCCGAGTTTGACAAAGGACATTTGGCTCCAGTCAGGCAAGCAAATTCACAGGAATGTGCTTATGCCACATTTACTCTTACTAATGCTGCCCCTCAAAACCCATCCTTTAACAGGGGTAAATGGAATAAGTTAGAAAAAGATATGGTGAATATGGTGACTAGTCATTGTAGAATGGAAACTGCTCATATTGTTACAGGGGTTGtaccaagtgtaaataacaaaaaaattataaacaataGAGTGAATGTGCCTAGTCATTTTTGGACCGCGTATTGTTGCCACCACATTACAAGCAACCAACTAAGCTCAGGAGGAGCAATAGGAGAAAACATTAAAACCGAAACTCCTCCTGAACAAATGACTGTAAGAGGCTTAGAGCAGGAGTTGACAAAATATTATGGAGtcagtttcattttgtttgatAATAATTGTCGAGACGCTAACCATGTTGCATTCTGA
- the LOC130552517 gene encoding single-pass membrane and coiled-coil domain-containing protein 3-like encodes MSWSDIFYPGNPERREQLIRKSEDLKNLMENNFRATNKLIAVLNEHLGYSFSNITLDEKADVKHNCDILIMRIHEIQAAVEKLDQELKDKLEPTLYEKLKKMDLRLNTSEHAKVAKAVIGVAAVGTGVAVSWLMKSGMILENIVLKYGLLTSTFVANVVIGVVFLGIGMIVEAIMGSIERDQLEHDLKEYDSALDKFKPASEDYQDSIFEVMADIKRMKKKL; translated from the coding sequence ATGAGTTGGAGTGATATTTTCTACCCTGGAAATCCTGAAAGAAGAGAGCAGCTTATTCGCAAAAGTGAAGATCTCAAAAACCTGATGGAAAACAACTTCCGAGCCACCAACAAACTCATCGCTGTTTTAAATGAGCACTTAGGATATTCCTTCAGTAATATCACCCTGGATGAGAAAGCTGATGTTAAGCATAACTGTGATATATTAATTATGCGCATACATGAGATCCAGGCTGCTGTGGAGAAGCTTGACCAGGAGCTGAAAGACAAGTTGGAACCAACCCTGTATGAGAAACTGAAGAAAATGGATCTGAGACTGAACACCTCTGAGCACGCAAAAGTTGCAAAAGCTGTTATTGGAGTTGCTGCAGTTGGAACTGGTGTTGCAGTTTCTTGGCTAATGAAAAGTGGAATGATTCTGGAAAACATCGTATTGAAATACGGTTTACTTACATCAACGTTTGTTGCAAATGTTGTTATCGGGGTGGTGTTCTTGGGGATTGGTATGATTGTTGAGGCTATTATGGGGAGCATTGAGCGTGATCAGCTTGAACATGACCTGAAAGAGTATGACAGCGCTTTGGATAAATTCAAACCAGCATCTGAAGACTATCAGGATAGCATATTTGAAGTCATGGCAGATATTAAAAGGATGAAAAAGAAGTTGTAG